One genomic segment of Parus major isolate Abel chromosome 10, Parus_major1.1, whole genome shotgun sequence includes these proteins:
- the MPHOSPH10 gene encoding U3 small nucleolar ribonucleoprotein protein MPP10 produces the protein MAALPGVPGVQAIQRIQTCLRVAGAAAARPECFLSVQDGLAADFRAMTKTLYDLNKGSNIVRGGPLKELVIENFDEEQIWQQLELQNNAVLDFFKKSIARDAEDEDLCLLSDQEEDGSDAETSSDKELEDNIMEVETEQMNVYTKDKDKTKDKEKQSKLRESIMQKYSDEDSDIDFDIEALEQQAKTAKETTLRKKGRKSVVDDKFFKLAEMEAFLEHVEKEDKEEEEEEEDINFFEDIISDDEEDTEEAEVKPIKSSRDMTYKDFFDPVDDDDDDVGNDAEEDQEEEAESAIEEQNEESMSEFENVDEMVEHMRSKEASKKVTFSLPDDSETENVTEVQLEKGISPSEIKSSFEKRQEKMSKKIKSLEEALLEEKPWQLKGEVTGQKRPENSLLEETVLFDHAVRMAPVITEETTFQLEDIIKQRILDEAWDDVVPKEKPKEEAFEYKKRISLDHEKSKLSLAEIYEQEYMKLHQQKTEEEENPEHKEIQEMMDSLFQKLDALCNFHFTPKPPVPEVKIVSNLPAISMEEVAPVAVSDAALLAPEEIKEKNKAGDVKTDAEKTPTDKKRELRRKKLRKRMRRKEKEKRQKLLEKMKPEQGTKLSKKAAAAKLKRLTKEGKASLLKDEGKDKALKSSQAFFSQLQDQVRMQIKDASKLKKKQKKEKSISVHKLKL, from the exons ATGGCGGCGCTGCCGGGAGTCCCGGGTGTCCAGGCGATCCAGAGGATCCAGACGTGCCTCAGGGtggcgggagcggcggcggcgcgcCCCGAGTGCTTCCTCAG TGTGCAGGATGGACTTGCTGCCGACTTTAGAGCAATGACAAAGACTCTCTATGATTTGAATAAAGGAAGTAACATAGTTCGTGGGGGCCCTCTAAAAGAGCTGGTGATAGAAAATTTTGATGAAGAACAGATTTGGCAGCAATTAGAGCTCCAGAACAATGCAGTTCTCGATTTCTTCAAGAAATCCATTGCAAGGGATGCTGAGGATGAAGATCTTTGCCTTCTCTCAGACCAGGAAGAGGATGGCTCTGATGCAGAGACCAGTAGTGACAAGGAGCTGGAAGACAACATAATGGAAGTAGAAACGGAACAGATGAATGTTTATACAAAAGATAAAGATAAAACTaaagataaagaaaagcaaagtaaacTCAGAGAAAGCATAATGCAGAAATACAGTGATGAGGATTCTGATATTGACTTTGATATTGAAGCATTGGAGCAACAAGCTAAAACAGCCAAGGAAACCACAttgagaaaaaagggaagaaaatcagtCGTGGATGACAAGTTTTTCAAACTGGCTGAGATGGAAGCTTTTTTAGAACATGTAGAGaaggaagacaaagaagaagaagaagaagaagaagatattaatttttttgaagacATTATATCAGATGATGAGGAAGACACTGAAGAAGCTGAAGTCAAA CCAATTAAAAGTTCCAGAGATATGACATACAAGGATTTCTTTGATCCagttgatgatgatgatgatgatgtagGTAATGATGCTGAAGAGGATCaggaagaggaagcagagagTGCTATTGAAgagcaaaatgaagaaagtaTGTCTGA GTTCGAGAATGTGGATGAAATGGTAGAGCACATGAGAAGTAAAGAAGCTTCTAAAAAAGTAACTTTTAGTTTGCCAGATgacagtgaaacagaaaatgtaactgAGGTGCAATTAGAGAAGGGCATCAGTCCCAGTGAAATAAAGTCATCATTtgagaagagacaggaaaag atgagcaaaaaaataaaaagcttggAAGAAGCACTGTTGGAGGAGAAACCTTGGCAGCTTAAAGGAGAAGTGACTGGACAGAAACGCCCTGAGAACAGCCTTTTGGAAGAAACAGTGCTTTTTGACCATGCAGTGCGAATGG cacCTGTGATCACAGAAGAAACTACTTTTCAGCTTGAAGATATTATTAAACAGAGAATATTGGATGAG GCATGGGATGATGTAGtaccaaaagaaaaacccaaagagGAAGCTTTTGAGTACAAGAAGCGCATCAGTTTGGATCATGAAAAGAGTAAGCTGAGTCTCGCTGAAATCTATGAGCAAGAATACATGAAACTTCACCAG caaaagactgaagaggaagaaaatcctgaacacaaagaaattcaggaaatgATGGATTCACTCTTCCAGAAGCTAGATGCACTTTGCAATTTCCACTTCACACCCAAACCA CCGGTGCCAGAAGTTAAAATCGTTTCCAACCTTCCAGCTATAAGTATGGAAGAAGTAGCACCAGTTGCTGTTAGTGATGCTGCTCTCTTAGCACCAGAGGAGATCAAG GAAAAGAACAAAGCTGGTGATGTAAAAACAGACGCAGAAAAGACTCCCACAGACAAAAAACGAGAactaagaaggaaaaagctcCGTAAACGtatgaggagaaaagaaaaggagaaacgTCAAAAGCTTCTTGAAAAGATGAAGCCAGAACAAGGCACAAAACTTAGCaagaaagctgctgcagcaaaattGAAAAGGCTTACCAAAGAAGGCAAAGCATCTCTGCTCAAG GATGAAGGTAAAGACAAGGCCTTGAAATCATCCCAGGCCTTCTTTTCTCAGCTACAAGATCAAGTACGAATGCAAATCAAAGATGCCAGCaaattaaagaagaaacaaaagaaggagAAATCAATCTCTGTTCATAAACTGAAGTTGTAA
- the MCEE gene encoding methylmalonyl-CoA epimerase, mitochondrial translates to MAAVLWRAAAGLLSRLQTSAPTVPTLSSSKSFSQNIPNSLWKLGRLNHVAIAVPDLEKAQSLYKDVLGAQVSEIVALPEHGVYTVFVELGNTKLELLHPLGEKSPIASFLQKNKTGGMHHICIEVDDIKAAMTELKEKKIRILSEEPKIGAHGKPVIFLHPKDCHGVLVELEQA, encoded by the exons ATGGCGGCGGTGCTGTGGCGGGCAGCAGCCG GGCTTCTTAGCAGATTGCAGACTTCAGCTCCCACAGTACCAACTCTATCATCATCAAAGTCCTTTTCACAAAACATTCCAAACTCTTTATGGAAACTGGGCCGACTTAATCACGTGGCAATTGCAGTGCCTGATTTGGAGAAAGCTCAGTCCTTGTATAAAGATGTGTTAGGAGCCCAGGTGAGTGAGATTGTTGCTCTTCCTGAACACGGTGTCTACACTGTTTTTGTGGAGCTGGGAAACACCAAGCTGGAACTTCTACATCCATTAGGAGAGAAAAGTCCCATTGCAAGCTTCCTACAAAAAAACAAGACTGGAGGAATGCATCATATCTGCATTGAg GTTGATGACATAAAAGCGGCTATGacagaactgaaggaaaaaaagatacgAATATTGAGTGAAGAGCCAAAAATAGGTGCACATGGCAAACCTGTGATTTTTCTTCACCCTAAAGATTGCCATGGAGTCCTTGTGGAACTTGAGCAAGCTTGA